The sequence below is a genomic window from Nocardia fluminea.
TTCCTGTTCCCGCTCTACGCCAGCCTGCTCACCCCGGTCTGGCTGCGACTGCTCGGTGCACGGATCGGCAAGAACGTCGAGGCGTCGACCGTGCTGATGCTGCCCAAGTTCACCGTGATCTCCGACGGCGCGTTCCTGGCCGACGACACCATGATCGGCAGCTACGAACTCGGCGGCGGCTGGCTGCGCATCGGCGAATCCAAGGTGGGCAAGCGCGCCTTCCTCGGCAATTCGGGGATGACCGCACCCGGTCGGCGCGTGCCGAAGAACGGACTGGTCGCGGTGCTCTCGGCCGCGCCGAACAAGGCCAAGGCAGGCTCGTCGTGGCTGGGTAGCCCGCCGGTGCGGCTTCGCCGCGCGACCGAATCCAGCGATACCTCGCGCACGTTCGATCCACCGCTGCGGCTGAAGCTGGCCCGCGCCTTCGTGGAGACCTGCCGGTTGATCCCGGTGATGGTGACCTTCGCCATCGGGCTCGGCGTGCTGCTCGTGCTCGCGTCGATCGCCCAGCATTCCGATTACCTTGTCGCGGCTGTTGTCTCGGGCCTGGTGCTGATGGCGGCCGGTGCGGTCGCCGGGGCCATCGCGGTGGCCGCCAAGTGGTTGATCGTCGGGCGGATCCGCGCGGTGGAGTACCCGCTGTGGAGCTCGTTCGTGTGGCGCAACGAGGTCTCCGACGCCTTCGTGGAGACCGTCGCAGCGCCGTGGTTCGCGCGGGCCGCCACGGGTACTCCCGTCATGAATCTGTGGCTGCGCGGACTCGGTGCCAAGATCGGGCGCGGGGTATGGTGCGAGTCCTATTGGCTACCGGAGGCGGACCTGGTGACACTCGGTGACGGCGCGACCGTGGAACGCGGCTGTGTGGTGCAAACCCACCTGTTCCACGACCGCATCATGTCCATGGACACCGTGACCCTCGAAGCGGGCGCCACCCTCGGACCGCACTGCGTCGCCCTGCCCGCCGCCCACATCGGCGCGGGCGCCACCATCGGACCGGCATCGCTGGTCATGCGCGGCGACGTGGTTCCGCCGTCGACCCGCTGGTGGGGCAACCCCATCTCGCACTGGACCGATCCCGCCGTGACGCGGGAGTCGAGGCAGCGCGGAGCCGCCTGATGCGGAGCAAGTTCTACGAGGACCCCATCGATACGTACTTGCCGCAGAACGGCAATCGCGGCTACCGCGTGTCCCGCTACGAGCTGGAATTGAGCTACAAACCGGCCAGCAACCGGCTCGCCGGGCGCGCGGTGATCGTCGCGGTCACCACGGCGGTGCGGGCGTGGTTCACCCTCGACCTGTCGCAGGCACTAACGGTGTCGAAGGTGCTCGTGAACGGGTCGAAGGTCGCCAAGTTCAGCCATCAGCAGAGCAAGCTCGCGCTCACGCCGCAGCAGAAGATCCCGACGGGCGGCGTCCTCGAGATCACCGTCCACTACTCGGGCACCCCCAAACCGGTGCGCGGGCCGTGGGGCGAGGTCGGCTGGGAAGAGCTCACCGAGGGCGCACTGGTCGCGAGCCAGCCCAACGGCGCCGCCTCCTGGTTCCCCTGCGACGACCATCCGAGTTCCAAAGCGTCCTACCGGATTTCGATCACCACCGACAGCCCGTTCTACGCGCTGGCGAACGGCGCACTGGTCGGCAAGCAGGCCAAGGCCAGCCAGACCACCTGGGTGTACGAGATGGCCGAGCCGATGGCGAGCTATCTGGCGACGATCCAGATCGGCAACTACCGCAAGTACCGGGTCGGCGCCGTCGGCGAACCGGTGCCGATGCACGCCGTCGTCCCGCCGCGCCTACGAGTGAACTTCGACCACGACTTCGCGCGTCAGCCCCAGATGATGGCGCTGTTCACCGAGAAATTCGGGCCGTACCCGTTCGACGACTACACCGTGGTCGTCACCGACGACGAGCTCGACATCCCGATCGAGGCGCAGGGCATTTCGATCTTCGGGGCCAACCATTGCGACGGCAAGCGCGGCTCGGAACGTCTCGTCGCACACGAACTCGCGCATCAGTGGTTCGGCAACAGCCTGACCCTGAAGCAGTGGCGCGACATCTGGCTGCACGAGGGCTTCGCCTGTTACGCGGAATGGATCTGGTCGGAAGCCGCCGGTGGGCCGACCGCCGATCAGCTGGCCAGGGCCGCACGCGCGAACCTGGCGCGTCAGCCGCAGGACATCGTCGTCGGCGATCCCGGGCCCAAGGACATGTTCGACGACCGGGTCTACAAACGCGGCGCGCTCACCTTGCACGCGCTGCGGCTGGAACTACGCGATCACCTGTTCTTCGAACTGATCAGGGAGTGGACCGCGCGTTACCGGCACTCCGCGATCACTACCGAGGAGTTCGTCGATCTGGCCGGTCATTACAGTGTGGCTCCGCTGCGCGGGCTGTTCGCG
It includes:
- a CDS encoding M1 family metallopeptidase codes for the protein MRSKFYEDPIDTYLPQNGNRGYRVSRYELELSYKPASNRLAGRAVIVAVTTAVRAWFTLDLSQALTVSKVLVNGSKVAKFSHQQSKLALTPQQKIPTGGVLEITVHYSGTPKPVRGPWGEVGWEELTEGALVASQPNGAASWFPCDDHPSSKASYRISITTDSPFYALANGALVGKQAKASQTTWVYEMAEPMASYLATIQIGNYRKYRVGAVGEPVPMHAVVPPRLRVNFDHDFARQPQMMALFTEKFGPYPFDDYTVVVTDDELDIPIEAQGISIFGANHCDGKRGSERLVAHELAHQWFGNSLTLKQWRDIWLHEGFACYAEWIWSEAAGGPTADQLARAARANLARQPQDIVVGDPGPKDMFDDRVYKRGALTLHALRLELRDHLFFELIREWTARYRHSAITTEEFVDLAGHYSVAPLRGLFAIWLGTKPLPQLPPLGGQAHQNTR